The following proteins are encoded in a genomic region of Methanomicrobiales archaeon HGW-Methanomicrobiales-1:
- a CDS encoding fumarate hydratase (Catalyzes the reversible hydration of fumaric acid to yield l-malic acid) codes for MSAKTAMPVQLRTPLGEEVLALHAGDHVELSGLVYTARDEAHLRMQKDGIPFDPKGAVIYHCGPVIQGKRVVAAGPTTSARMNELSGFLFEKGVRALIGKGGMGTRVREQLKGKGVYLAFTGGCAALAADRMTLKGVFFEDLGMAEAVWVIELDRLPLVVGIDAHGNDIFGDVSKHAEAEYARYRQS; via the coding sequence ATGAGCGCGAAGACTGCAATGCCCGTCCAGCTGAGGACCCCGCTTGGCGAGGAAGTGCTGGCGCTTCACGCGGGCGACCATGTCGAACTCTCGGGTCTCGTGTACACGGCCCGGGATGAGGCGCACCTCCGGATGCAGAAAGACGGCATCCCGTTCGATCCGAAAGGAGCGGTCATCTATCACTGCGGCCCGGTGATCCAGGGCAAGCGGGTGGTAGCAGCCGGGCCAACGACTTCCGCCCGGATGAACGAGCTCTCGGGTTTCCTGTTCGAAAAAGGCGTGCGGGCGCTCATCGGCAAAGGCGGCATGGGAACGCGCGTGCGGGAGCAGCTGAAAGGAAAGGGCGTGTATCTCGCGTTCACCGGCGGGTGTGCAGCCCTTGCAGCGGATCGCATGACCCTCAAGGGCGTGTTCTTCGAGGACCTTGGCATGGCAGAAGCCGTCTGGGTGATCGAACTCGACCGGCTCCCGCTCGTAGTCGGTATCGATGCGCACGGCAACGATATCTTCGGCGATGTCAGCAAACACGCGGAAGCGGAATATGCCCGGTACCGGCAGTCATGA
- a CDS encoding 4Fe-4S ferredoxin, with protein sequence MKLAIDETRCKGCNLCTKVCPYKIFREGKRLNRKGIALPELDRPERCTNCRLQKLYGRQLCGVCQLTCPDQAIHWIEEEPYELHKVAIEY encoded by the coding sequence ATGAAACTCGCCATTGACGAGACCCGGTGTAAGGGTTGTAACCTGTGTACAAAGGTCTGCCCGTATAAGATCTTCCGGGAGGGCAAGAGGCTCAACCGCAAGGGTATTGCACTACCGGAACTTGACCGTCCCGAGCGCTGCACCAACTGCCGGCTGCAGAAACTCTATGGCCGGCAGCTCTGCGGGGTCTGCCAGCTCACCTGCCCAGACCAGGCAATTCACTGGATCGAGGAAGAGCCGTACGAACTCCATAAGGTGGCGATTGAATATTGA
- a CDS encoding 2-oxoglutarate synthase subunit alpha gives MTRTEFWQGNTACAEGALAAGCNFFGGYPITPSTEVAEHMAVKLPKKGGVFIQMEDEIASMASIIGAAWTGARAMTATSGPGFSLMMENIGFAVMTETPCVVINVQRGGPSTGQPTMSAQGDMMQVRFGSHGDFSIIALCPATVQEMYELTVKAFNLADKYRVPVFLMADETVGHMREKIIVPDKVERVERKPLVPGTPPFRADADLIPGFPQFGKGHHVHVTGLTHDERGYPAATNPGLHAALVKRLVDKIENARYDMADYDIINPDASRVFIAYGGPVRTVQQVMHNLKDKDIGFLRIRTVWPFPEKALAEFKNAKAFFIPEMNLGQMAREIERHVKVPVVSIPKIGGELHTPADLVKALEAHP, from the coding sequence TTGACACGGACTGAATTCTGGCAGGGAAATACTGCCTGTGCAGAGGGTGCATTAGCAGCCGGATGCAATTTCTTTGGCGGGTACCCCATCACTCCCTCCACGGAAGTTGCCGAACACATGGCAGTAAAGCTCCCGAAGAAAGGCGGGGTCTTCATCCAGATGGAAGACGAGATCGCCAGCATGGCCTCGATCATCGGCGCTGCCTGGACCGGCGCCCGTGCCATGACCGCAACGAGCGGCCCCGGTTTCTCCTTAATGATGGAGAACATCGGGTTTGCCGTCATGACCGAGACTCCCTGCGTGGTCATCAACGTCCAGCGGGGCGGTCCCTCCACCGGCCAGCCTACGATGTCGGCCCAGGGCGATATGATGCAGGTGCGGTTCGGCTCCCACGGCGATTTTTCCATCATCGCGCTCTGCCCTGCAACCGTGCAGGAAATGTACGAGCTGACCGTGAAGGCGTTTAACCTCGCCGACAAGTACCGCGTGCCGGTCTTTCTCATGGCAGACGAGACGGTCGGGCACATGCGGGAAAAGATCATCGTCCCCGACAAAGTTGAGCGGGTTGAGCGAAAGCCGCTCGTTCCCGGCACCCCGCCATTCAGGGCAGATGCCGACCTCATCCCCGGCTTTCCCCAGTTCGGCAAGGGCCACCATGTCCATGTCACCGGGCTCACCCATGATGAGCGGGGCTACCCGGCGGCAACGAACCCGGGACTCCATGCAGCCCTCGTCAAGCGCCTCGTTGACAAGATCGAGAATGCCCGCTACGATATGGCGGACTACGATATCATCAACCCTGACGCCAGCCGGGTCTTCATTGCCTACGGCGGACCGGTGCGGACCGTCCAGCAGGTGATGCATAACCTGAAAGACAAGGACATCGGGTTCCTCCGGATCCGCACGGTCTGGCCGTTTCCGGAGAAGGCTCTTGCGGAGTTCAAAAACGCAAAAGCGTTTTTTATCCCGGAGATGAACCTCGGCCAGATGGCCCGCGAGATCGAGCGCCACGTAAAAGTGCCGGTCGTCAGCATCCCCAAGATCGGCGGAGAACTGCATACGCCCGCTGATCTCGTGAAAGCTTTGGAGGCGCACCCATGA
- a CDS encoding 2-oxoglutarate synthase: protein MSYEDWYRQDRLPHIFCAGCGNGTIINCTLAAIEQMDWKKEETVFVSGIGCSSRAPGYILTDSLHTTHGRAIAFATGVKMANPDLNVVVFTGDGDMAAIGGNHFIHACRRNIDLTVICMNNQIYGMTGGQGSPTTPKGCLSSTTPFGCNETPFDLCELATAAGANYVSRWTSYHVKELEKAVKVGLETKGFSFIEALVQCPTAFGRRNKFRQVADHVEYLRSHSLLKAKRDRMLESGEHIPEDMYIVGELTKRNRPAMGVKP from the coding sequence ATGAGCTACGAGGACTGGTACCGGCAGGACCGGCTCCCGCATATCTTCTGTGCCGGCTGCGGCAATGGTACGATCATCAACTGCACGCTTGCAGCAATCGAGCAGATGGACTGGAAGAAGGAAGAGACGGTCTTTGTCTCCGGTATCGGCTGCTCCTCGCGGGCCCCCGGCTACATCCTCACCGACTCGCTTCACACCACCCACGGGCGGGCTATTGCGTTTGCTACCGGTGTCAAGATGGCAAACCCGGACCTGAACGTGGTCGTCTTCACCGGCGACGGCGACATGGCTGCCATTGGCGGCAACCATTTCATCCACGCCTGCCGGCGCAACATCGACCTCACCGTCATCTGCATGAACAACCAGATCTACGGTATGACCGGCGGCCAAGGCAGCCCGACCACGCCCAAAGGCTGCCTCTCGTCCACCACTCCCTTCGGGTGTAACGAGACCCCGTTCGATCTCTGCGAACTTGCAACGGCTGCGGGAGCCAACTATGTCTCCCGCTGGACCTCGTATCATGTGAAGGAGCTGGAGAAGGCAGTCAAGGTAGGTCTCGAGACCAAGGGCTTCTCGTTCATCGAGGCGCTGGTCCAGTGCCCCACGGCATTCGGCCGCCGGAACAAGTTCCGGCAGGTGGCAGACCATGTCGAGTATCTCCGTTCGCACTCGCTCCTGAAAGCAAAACGCGACCGGATGCTGGAGAGTGGCGAGCATATCCCTGAGGATATGTACATTGTCGGGGAGTTAACGAAGCGGAACCGGCCGGCCATGGGGGTAAAACCATGA